The following coding sequences lie in one Metopolophium dirhodum isolate CAU chromosome 5, ASM1992520v1, whole genome shotgun sequence genomic window:
- the LOC132944834 gene encoding glyoxylate reductase/hydroxypyruvate reductase-like, whose protein sequence is MLTTMSRPKVLVVMKLVPEIAIDLLRKRFDVEVCDFRPVTRAEIMKKVPGKFAIFCSAFNKIDEELIKTAGPSLKVVGTISVGYDHVDLTAMKKYGVRLGNTPHVLTEAVAETTVGLLIATTRRFFEANHALKTGGWKDVTSVVWLNWMCGRGIRNSVVGIVGCGNIGTSIARKLKTFSISQLLYTSRTEKPAVKALGGKLVTIDELVEQSDFIILSIALNEDTKFIINRERIAKMKSHAVLVNIGRGGLIDQDALIEALQENRIGGAGLDVMTPEPLPLDSPLMKMDNVVLLPHIGSASIETRTEMAILTAKNIIAVLDNTAMPNEVQY, encoded by the exons ATGCTTACTACAATGTCAAGACCCAAAGTGTTAGTTGTAATGAAACTCGTTCCAGAGATCGCAATTGATTTACTTCGTAAAAG atTTGATGTCGAAGTATGTGATTTTAGACCAGTCACTCGGGcagaaattatgaaaaaagtaCCTGGAAAATTCGCAATATTTTGTAGTGCATTTAACAAAATTGACGaagaattaattaaaactgCAG gCCCCAGTCTAAAGGTTGTTGGAACCATATCTGTGGGATATGATCACGTCGACTTGACTGCAATGAAAAAATATGGCGTACGTTTGGGAAACACGCCACATGTCTTAACCGAAGCAGTAGCAGAAACAACAGTTGGATTGTTGATAGCGACAACGAGACGGTTTTTCGAAGCAAATCATGCATTGAAAAC aGGTGGATGGAAAGATGTGACTTCGGTTGTTTGGTTGAATTGGATGTGTGGTAGAGGTATTAGAAACTCTGTTGTTGGTATTGTTGGATGTGGCAACATTGGTACATCAATTGCAAGGAAGCTGAAGACATTTTCCATTTCTCAATTGCTGTACACCAGTAGAACTGAAAAACCTGCtg TCAAAGCTCTCGGTGGAAAATTGGTTACAATCGATGAGCTTGTCGAACAAAGTGACTTCATAATCCTTTCCATTGCACTGAATGAGGACACAAAGTTTATCATTAACAGAGAACGCATTGCCAAAATGAAGTCACACGCCGTATTGGTGAATATTGGTCGTGGAG GACTTATTGACCAAGATGCACTCATCGAAGCATTACAAGAAAATAGAATTGGAGGTGCTGGCCTAGACGTTATGACACCAGAACCATTACCACTTGATAGCCCTTTGATGAAGATGGACAATGTTG TGTTGTTGCCACACATTGGGAGTGCTTCCATTGAAACAAGAACAGAGATGGCTATTCTCACTGCCAAAAATATAATTGCTGTTTTAGATAATACCGCAATGCCAAATGAAGTTCAGTATTAG